The Sceloporus undulatus isolate JIND9_A2432 ecotype Alabama unplaced genomic scaffold, SceUnd_v1.1 scaffold_39324, whole genome shotgun sequence DNA segment ATGTAGacttccactctgactgaagctcttcccacattccatgcacttgtatggcttctcccctgtgtgggatcTTTGATGTAAACGTAGATTTCTACGGTTACTGAAgctcttctcacattccatgcatttatatggtttctctgttgtgtgggttctttgatgtgtaTGTAGACTTCCACTctcactgaagctcttcccacattccatgcatttatatggtttctcccctgtgtgggttctttgatgtgaacatagatgtccactctgactgaagctcttcccgcattccatgcatttgtatggcttctcccctgtgtgagttttttgatgtCTGTATAGAGTTCCGCTGTtgttgaagctcttcccacattccatgcatttatagggtttctctcctgtgtgggtctTCTGATGAGAACTGAGagttccactctgactgaagctctttccacattccatgcatttatagggtttctcccctgtgtgggatcTTTGATGTGAACGTAATTTTCCACTTTCAATGAAACTCTTCCCACATTCtacacatttatatggtttctccccggtgtgagttctttgatgtaaacgtagAGTTCCACTGttgctgaagctcttcccacattccatgcatttatagggtttctcccctgtgttggTCCTTTGATGTTTACATAGATTTCCACTGTCACTGACgctcttctcacattccatgcatttatatggtttctctcctgtgtgggtcctttgatgtgaacgtagacTATCACTCTGATTGAAGCTCTTCACACATCCCATGC contains these protein-coding regions:
- the LOC121918805 gene encoding zinc finger protein 239-like; translation: MEPFMEEEEFRNQKKPKRKRGNQRKNEENNSSASQDAEFPEQLALYSDQDECLAWGRMCKCKSQLNTHFSVPMGERPYKCMGCVKSFNQSDSLRSHQRTHTGEKPYKCMECEKSVSDSGNLCKHQRTNTGEKPYKCMECGKSFSNSGTLRLHQRTHTGEKPYKCVECGKSFIESGKLRSHQRSHTGEKPYKCMECGKSFSQSGTLSSHQKTHTGEKPYKCMECGKSFNNSGTLYRHQKTHTGEKPYKCMECGKSFSQSGHLCSHQRTHTGEKPYKCMECGKSFSESGSLHTHQRTHTTEKPYKCMECEKSFSNRRNLRLHQRSHTGEKPYKCMECGKSFSQSGS